A region from the Priestia filamentosa genome encodes:
- a CDS encoding sigma factor-like helix-turn-helix DNA-binding protein — MLKILYKQSLLLQRSVQMEHDTLELIAEPAQDQILQKLLLAEYCTCLTPREKVYVEERIINDRSFEDIASRYNVSPQTVKTWGKLAKRKLRNKYKK, encoded by the coding sequence GTGTTAAAGATACTTTATAAACAAAGCCTCCTTCTACAGCGAAGCGTCCAAATGGAACACGATACTCTAGAACTGATAGCAGAACCTGCTCAAGATCAGATTCTTCAAAAACTTCTCCTTGCCGAATACTGTACATGCCTAACCCCTCGTGAGAAAGTTTATGTTGAAGAGAGGATTATAAACGATAGGAGCTTTGAAGATATTGCATCCCGCTATAATGTTTCCCCTCAAACTGTAAAAACATGGGGAAAGCTTGCCAAAAGAAAGCTTCGAAATAAATATAAAAAATAA
- a CDS encoding sigma factor — MENNKFQTLKEEYDPMIHSILHKLHIKLDYEEYYQTALIGLWYATNRFEKKKEIFQHLLTRQYVGKC, encoded by the coding sequence GTGGAGAACAACAAATTTCAAACGTTAAAAGAAGAATATGATCCAATGATTCATTCTATCTTACACAAGTTACACATCAAATTGGATTATGAAGAGTATTATCAAACTGCTCTTATCGGCCTTTGGTATGCAACAAATCGATTTGAAAAAAAAAAGGAAATTTTTCAACATTTGCTTACACGACAATACGTGGGGAAGTGTTAA
- a CDS encoding ion channel — MIRKLFMKREFNRKKLWLYFILNIVALALLILNSFIKVPPGFWGTSLLIFFLLLLGLCLFLLAEFAILIPKTNEPLPSIFIGSALVILLMIITYADIYLQIYYLKGGRTFSGTYLTGEDFLYYSITTFTTTGYGDVSSSHIVSNAVASLEMMTGFMSNTLLMGVLTAKLLNKGIKVKGDDRSKE; from the coding sequence ATGATAAGAAAACTATTTATGAAGCGGGAGTTCAATCGGAAAAAACTGTGGCTTTATTTTATCCTTAATATTGTAGCATTAGCTTTACTTATCTTAAATTCATTTATAAAGGTTCCACCCGGTTTTTGGGGGACTAGTTTATTAATATTTTTTCTTTTGCTTTTAGGATTATGTCTTTTTTTACTTGCTGAATTTGCCATTCTTATTCCAAAAACTAATGAACCGCTCCCTAGCATTTTTATTGGTTCAGCATTAGTGATTTTATTAATGATTATTACGTATGCAGATATTTATTTGCAAATTTATTATCTAAAAGGTGGGCGAACCTTTTCGGGAACGTATCTTACAGGTGAAGATTTTCTTTACTATAGCATTACAACATTTACAACAACAGGATATGGCGATGTCTCATCATCACATATTGTTTCAAATGCTGTTGCTTCTCTTGAAATGATGACAGGTTTTATGAGCAATACTCTCTTAATGGGGGTATTGACAGCAAAGCTTCTTAATAAAGGAATCAAGGTTAAAGGAGACGATCGTTCTAAAGAATAG